From Pseudonocardia autotrophica, one genomic window encodes:
- a CDS encoding PLP-dependent aminotransferase family protein, translating to MTEPAAAYEELKAAGLKLDLTRGKPSSEQLDLSNALLGLPGVGEYRSADGTDTRNYGGLLGLPELREIFAPSLQVPVGQLVAWNNSSLELMHDVLVHALLSPVPGAPARWADAGRVAFIAPVPGYDRHYGVCERLGIDLVTVGMTADGPDMDEVERLVADDPSIKGIWCVPKYSNPDGVVYSDEVVRRLASMPTAAPDFRIMWDNAYAVHHLTSDELEIADLLTLAADAGNPDRPFVFGSTSKITLAGAGVAFFGGSEANVDWWLKLTSKKSIGPDKVNHLRQAMFLTDAAGLRAHMAAHRELIAPKFAAVERLLAEAFADTEGVSWTTPKGGYFVSLTVPDGLASEIVRLAKEAGVVLTPAGATHPYGKDPQDAIIRLAPTLPPLDEVEKAMAGVVTCVQLALSRR from the coding sequence ATGACCGAGCCTGCCGCAGCCTACGAGGAGCTCAAGGCCGCAGGCCTGAAGCTCGACCTGACGCGGGGCAAGCCGTCGTCCGAGCAGCTGGACCTGTCGAACGCGTTGCTCGGCCTGCCGGGCGTGGGCGAGTACCGCTCCGCGGACGGCACCGACACCCGCAACTACGGCGGCCTGCTGGGCCTGCCCGAGCTGCGCGAGATCTTCGCGCCGTCGCTGCAGGTCCCGGTCGGTCAGCTGGTGGCCTGGAACAACTCCAGCCTCGAGCTGATGCACGACGTCCTGGTGCACGCGCTGCTGTCGCCGGTCCCGGGTGCGCCGGCCCGCTGGGCGGACGCCGGTCGGGTCGCCTTCATCGCACCGGTCCCCGGCTACGACCGGCACTACGGCGTCTGCGAGCGCCTCGGGATCGACCTGGTCACCGTCGGCATGACGGCGGACGGCCCGGACATGGACGAGGTCGAGCGGCTGGTCGCCGACGACCCGTCGATCAAGGGCATCTGGTGCGTGCCGAAGTACTCGAACCCGGACGGGGTCGTGTACTCCGACGAGGTCGTCCGCAGGCTCGCCTCGATGCCGACCGCGGCGCCCGATTTCCGGATCATGTGGGACAACGCCTATGCGGTGCACCACCTGACCTCCGACGAGCTCGAGATCGCGGACCTGCTGACGCTGGCCGCCGACGCGGGCAACCCGGACCGGCCGTTCGTGTTCGGCTCCACGTCGAAGATCACCCTCGCCGGTGCCGGCGTCGCGTTCTTCGGTGGATCCGAGGCGAACGTCGACTGGTGGCTGAAGCTCACGTCGAAGAAGTCGATCGGCCCGGACAAGGTCAACCACCTGCGCCAGGCGATGTTCCTGACCGACGCCGCGGGTCTGCGGGCGCACATGGCGGCGCACCGCGAGCTGATCGCCCCGAAGTTCGCCGCCGTCGAGCGGCTGCTGGCCGAGGCCTTCGCCGACACCGAGGGGGTCAGCTGGACCACGCCGAAGGGCGGCTACTTCGTCAGCCTCACCGTGCCCGACGGGCTCGCCTCGGAGATCGTGCGGCTGGCGAAGGAGGCCGGCGTGGTGCTGACCCCGGCCGGTGCGACGCACCCGTACGGCAAGGACCCGCAGGACGCGATCATCCGGCTCGCTCCGACCCTTCCCCCGCTGGACGAGGTCGAGAAGGCGATGGCCGGCGTGGTCACCTGCGTGCAGCTCGCACTGTCGCGCCGCTGA
- the argH gene encoding argininosuccinate lyase has translation MAGGTTGAGSALWGGRFASGPADALAALSKSTHFDWALAPYDIRGSQAHARVLHGAGLLSDDELAGMQKALDELAADVRSGAFVPEPGDEDVHTALERGLIERAGPDLGGKLRAGRSRNDQVATQFRMWLRDGTRRVADGVLDVVDALVAQAQAHPGAAMPGRTHLQHAQPVLLGHQLAAHAHALLRDVDRLRDWDRRSAYSPYGSGALAGSSLGLDPEAVAAELGFTGSSANSIDGTASRDFAAEAAFVLAMIGVDLSRLSEEVILWATAEFGYVTLDDAFSTGSSIMPQKKNPDVAELARGKSGRLVGNLTGLLTTLKGLPLAYNRDLQEDKEPLFDSVAQLELLLPAVAGMVATLTFHTDRLAELAPAGFTLATDIAEWLVRQGVPFRVAHEAAGGCVRAAEARDVGLEDLTDAELAAVHPALDPSVREVLTVEGSIASRNARGGTAGDRVAEQLADLRTEAAAAREFTGGTA, from the coding sequence ATGGCCGGCGGGACCACCGGTGCCGGCTCGGCGCTGTGGGGCGGCCGGTTCGCCTCCGGTCCGGCCGACGCGCTGGCGGCGCTGAGCAAGTCGACCCACTTCGACTGGGCGCTGGCTCCCTACGACATCCGCGGCTCCCAGGCGCACGCCCGCGTGCTGCACGGCGCCGGACTGTTGTCGGACGACGAGCTCGCCGGCATGCAGAAGGCCCTCGACGAGCTGGCCGCCGACGTGCGGTCCGGGGCGTTCGTCCCCGAGCCGGGCGACGAGGACGTGCACACCGCGCTGGAACGCGGCCTGATCGAGCGGGCCGGTCCGGATCTCGGCGGGAAGCTGCGCGCCGGCCGCTCGCGCAACGACCAGGTCGCGACCCAGTTCCGGATGTGGCTGCGCGACGGCACCCGGCGGGTCGCGGACGGGGTGCTCGACGTGGTCGACGCCCTGGTCGCGCAGGCGCAGGCACATCCGGGCGCGGCGATGCCCGGCCGGACGCACCTGCAGCACGCGCAGCCGGTGCTGCTGGGCCACCAGCTGGCGGCGCACGCGCACGCACTGCTGCGCGACGTCGACCGGCTGCGGGACTGGGACCGGCGCAGCGCCTACTCGCCGTACGGGTCGGGCGCGCTCGCCGGCTCGTCGCTCGGGCTGGACCCGGAGGCGGTCGCGGCCGAGCTGGGCTTCACCGGGTCGTCGGCGAACTCGATCGACGGGACGGCGTCGCGGGACTTCGCGGCCGAGGCCGCGTTCGTACTGGCGATGATCGGGGTGGATCTGTCCCGGCTGTCCGAGGAGGTCATCCTCTGGGCGACCGCCGAGTTCGGCTACGTGACCCTCGACGACGCCTTCTCCACCGGCAGCTCGATCATGCCGCAGAAGAAGAACCCGGACGTCGCCGAGCTCGCCCGCGGCAAGTCCGGGCGGCTGGTCGGCAACCTGACCGGCCTGCTCACCACGCTCAAGGGCCTGCCGCTGGCGTACAACCGGGACCTGCAGGAGGACAAGGAGCCGCTGTTCGACTCGGTCGCGCAGCTGGAGCTCCTGCTGCCCGCGGTGGCCGGGATGGTGGCGACCCTGACCTTCCACACCGACCGGTTGGCGGAGCTGGCCCCGGCCGGGTTCACGCTGGCCACCGACATCGCCGAGTGGCTCGTCCGGCAGGGCGTGCCGTTCCGGGTGGCGCACGAGGCCGCCGGTGGCTGTGTCCGGGCCGCCGAGGCACGCGATGTCGGTCTGGAGGACCTGACCGACGCCGAGCTGGCCGCGGTGCACCCGGCGTTGGACCCGAGTGTCCGCGAGGTACTGACCGTGGAAGGCTCCATCGCGTCGCGGAACGCGCGGGGCGGAACTGCCGGCGACCGCGTCGCCGAGCAGCTGGCCGACCTGCGTACCGAGGCGGCCGCAGCACGAGAGTTCACCGGAGGAACAGCATGA
- the argG gene encoding argininosuccinate synthase yields MSKVLSSLPRGERIGIAFSGGLDTSVAVAWMRDKGGIPCTYTADLGQYDEPDMSGVPTRAREYGAEIARAVDIKPQLVDEGLAALACGAFHIRSGGKTYFNTTPLGRAVTGTLLVRAMQADDVNIWGDGSTFKGNDIERFYRYGLLANPALRIYKPWLDDAFVTELGGRDEMSRWLTEHRLPYRDSAEKAYSTDANIWGATHEAKTLEQLDVSLETVEPIMGVKYWDPSVEIESEDVSVTFEGGYPVAINGKQFADRVDLVREANAIGGRHGLGMSDQIENRIIEAKSRGIYEAPGMALLFIAYERLINAIHNEDTVANYHADGRKLGRLLYEGRWLDPQALMVREAIQRWIASVVSGTVTLRLRRGDDYTILDTDGPGFSYHPDRLSMERVENAAFGPADRIGQLTMRNLDIADSRAKLETYAGQPQEQGTVLVEHGTLFGELPSGGFDRIAGAGEGSGDNETFLDEAALESGTD; encoded by the coding sequence GTGAGCAAGGTCCTGAGCTCCCTCCCCCGGGGCGAGCGCATCGGCATCGCGTTCTCCGGAGGACTCGACACCTCCGTGGCGGTCGCGTGGATGCGCGACAAGGGCGGGATCCCGTGCACCTACACCGCCGATCTCGGGCAGTACGACGAGCCGGACATGTCCGGGGTGCCCACGCGGGCCAGGGAGTACGGGGCGGAGATCGCCCGCGCGGTGGACATCAAGCCGCAGCTGGTCGACGAGGGCCTCGCCGCGCTGGCCTGCGGTGCGTTCCACATCCGTTCCGGCGGCAAGACCTACTTCAACACGACGCCGCTGGGCCGTGCCGTCACCGGGACGCTGCTGGTGCGGGCGATGCAGGCCGACGACGTGAACATCTGGGGCGACGGCTCCACGTTCAAGGGCAACGACATCGAGCGGTTCTACCGCTACGGCCTGCTGGCCAACCCGGCACTGCGGATCTACAAGCCGTGGCTGGACGACGCGTTCGTCACCGAGCTCGGCGGGCGTGACGAGATGAGCCGGTGGCTGACCGAGCACCGGCTCCCGTACCGCGACTCGGCGGAGAAGGCGTACTCCACGGACGCGAACATCTGGGGTGCCACCCACGAGGCCAAGACGCTCGAGCAGCTCGACGTGTCCCTGGAGACCGTCGAACCGATCATGGGCGTGAAGTACTGGGATCCGTCGGTCGAGATCGAGTCCGAGGACGTCTCGGTCACCTTCGAGGGCGGCTACCCGGTGGCGATCAACGGCAAGCAGTTCGCGGACCGGGTCGACCTGGTGCGCGAGGCCAACGCGATCGGCGGCCGGCACGGCCTCGGCATGTCCGACCAGATCGAGAACCGGATCATCGAGGCGAAGTCGCGTGGTATCTACGAGGCGCCGGGGATGGCGCTGCTGTTCATCGCCTACGAGCGGCTGATCAACGCGATCCACAACGAGGACACCGTCGCCAACTACCACGCCGACGGCCGCAAGCTGGGCCGGCTGCTCTACGAGGGCCGCTGGCTGGACCCGCAGGCGCTGATGGTGCGCGAGGCGATCCAGCGCTGGATCGCCTCCGTGGTCAGCGGCACGGTGACGCTGCGGCTGCGCCGCGGCGACGACTACACGATCCTCGACACCGACGGTCCCGGGTTCTCCTACCACCCGGACCGGCTCTCGATGGAGCGGGTGGAGAACGCCGCGTTCGGGCCGGCCGACCGGATCGGGCAGCTCACCATGCGCAACCTCGACATCGCCGACTCGCGCGCGAAGCTGGAGACCTACGCCGGTCAGCCGCAGGAGCAGGGGACGGTGCTCGTCGAGCACGGCACGCTGTTCGGTGAGCTGCCCTCCGGCGGCTTCGACCGGATCGCCGGCGCGGGCGAGGGGAGCGGCGACAACGAGACGTTCCTCGACGAGGCCGCTCTGGAATCGGGCACCGACTGA
- a CDS encoding arginine repressor, with protein MATGAMKGTRGGAATRVARQARIIELITQRAVRSQSELLTLLRASGIETTQATLSRDLDELGAVKVRGADGGAPVYLIPEDGSPVRGVEGGTGRLSRLLGELLVSSDASGNLAVLRTPPGAAHYLASALDRAALHDVVGTIAGDDTLLVVAREPLTGDELLALLRGL; from the coding sequence ATGGCTACTGGAGCGATGAAGGGGACTCGTGGCGGCGCAGCGACCCGGGTCGCACGGCAGGCCCGGATCATCGAGCTGATCACCCAGCGTGCCGTGCGCAGCCAGAGCGAGCTGCTGACGCTGCTGCGCGCCAGCGGGATCGAGACGACCCAGGCGACACTCTCGCGTGATCTGGACGAGCTGGGCGCGGTCAAGGTGCGCGGCGCGGACGGCGGCGCACCGGTCTACCTCATCCCCGAGGACGGCAGCCCGGTGCGCGGCGTCGAAGGCGGTACCGGGCGACTGTCCCGGTTGCTGGGGGAGCTGCTCGTCTCCTCGGACGCGAGTGGGAACCTGGCCGTGTTGCGTACCCCGCCGGGTGCGGCGCACTACCTGGCCAGTGCGCTGGACCGGGCCGCACTGCACGACGTCGTCGGCACGATCGCCGGCGACGACACACTCCTGGTGGTGGCCCGTGAGCCGCTCACCGGTGACGAACTGCTCGCGCTGCTGCGCGGACTCTGA
- the argF gene encoding ornithine carbamoyltransferase, whose protein sequence is MVRHLLRDDDLSPAEQAEVLDLADRLKADRFARRPLDGPKAVALVFDKSSTRTRVSFEAGITQLGGTAIVLDGNSSQLGRGETISDTSRVLSRYVDAIVWRTSGQERIEEMASVATVPVVNALTDAFHPCQILADLQTIRERLGGTAGRTLTYLGDGANNVAQSLLLGGATAGMHVRIAAPAGFTPDSEVLRDAKGRAEQTGGSVTLVADPAAAVEGAEVLVTDTWTSMGQESDGLDRVAPFRPYQVNAELLRRAAPGAIVLHCLPAHRGDEITDEVLDGPASAVWDEAENRLHAQKALLTWLLER, encoded by the coding sequence ATGGTCCGGCACCTGTTGCGCGACGACGACCTGTCGCCTGCCGAGCAGGCCGAGGTCCTCGATCTCGCCGACCGGCTCAAGGCGGACCGGTTCGCCCGCCGGCCGCTCGACGGTCCGAAGGCGGTCGCGCTGGTCTTCGACAAGTCCTCCACCCGCACCCGGGTCTCGTTCGAGGCGGGGATCACCCAGCTCGGCGGCACCGCGATCGTGCTGGACGGCAACTCCAGCCAGCTCGGGCGCGGGGAGACCATCTCGGACACCTCGCGGGTGCTGTCCCGCTACGTCGACGCGATCGTCTGGCGCACCTCGGGCCAGGAGCGGATCGAGGAGATGGCCTCGGTCGCGACGGTCCCGGTGGTCAACGCGCTGACCGACGCGTTCCACCCGTGCCAGATCCTGGCCGACCTGCAGACGATCCGGGAACGGCTCGGCGGCACGGCCGGCCGCACCCTGACCTACCTCGGGGACGGCGCGAACAACGTCGCGCAGTCGCTGCTGCTCGGCGGTGCGACCGCCGGGATGCACGTGCGTATCGCCGCACCGGCCGGGTTCACCCCCGACTCCGAGGTGCTGCGTGACGCGAAGGGACGCGCCGAGCAGACCGGCGGCTCGGTGACGCTGGTCGCCGACCCGGCTGCGGCCGTGGAGGGGGCCGAGGTGCTCGTGACCGACACGTGGACCTCGATGGGGCAGGAGAGCGACGGTCTCGACCGGGTCGCGCCGTTCCGGCCCTACCAGGTCAACGCCGAGCTGCTGCGCCGCGCGGCACCCGGGGCGATCGTGCTGCACTGCCTGCCGGCCCACCGCGGCGACGAGATCACCGACGAGGTGCTCGACGGCCCGGCCAGCGCCGTGTGGGACGAGGCGGAGAACCGGCTGCACGCACAGAAGGCGCTGCTGACATGGCTACTGGAGCGATGA